In one Cryptococcus deuterogattii R265 chromosome 11, complete sequence genomic region, the following are encoded:
- a CDS encoding hexose transporter, translating to MSNKIKWQDVPNNTNPIWYKDAGLRSNVAHGLGLCLVIATNVDQAGLLTGFQAMPAWQKFFNHPTGSLLGIYAASFFIPSIFTSFIGDWITTKYGRRWCIAIANIVILAGSLINTFATSIGMWCGGRAIIGCGVGIVKVAAPVLIQEIAHPRIRAILGSCYQTFAYFGIFFAAFMTFVGLYVPGNWGWRFPSLLQVVGPVAVLVVVALAPESPRWLIKNGREEQALEVLATYHANGDKSDPLVQLEIREIADAIEREMTSKQAGYLDFLRTPGNRKRLFVLIAMALSLNWMGNGIITYYLSPILKSVGVTKPVQITLINAGLALWNLILAGTAAIFCDKFGRRPLFLTSTAGMLCSYVVVMGLSAGFAKTKQQSIGTAVIPFLFIYFGFYDIAFTPLPIAYTVEILPFNIRSKGMALFTSTATLGNAFNQFVNPLALKAISWKYYGVYVAILAFYLVFIFLVFPETKRLSAEEASRVFDQGKRRMSPETRDVESSIATPSARSVAQSDEKPTSEKDLEAKDI from the exons ATGTCAAACAAAATTAAATGGCAGGATGTCCCCA ATAACACCAACCCGATCTGGTACAAGGATGCAGGTCTTCGTAGTAATGTAGCACACGGCTTGGGACTCTGTCTTGTAATCGCTACCAATGTAG ACCAAGCCGGTCTACTTACAGGTTTCCAGGCCATGCCCGCTTGGCAGAA ATTTTTCAATCACCCGACAGGATCTCTGCTGGGTATCTATGCCGCGTCATTTTTCATACCCTCTATTTTCACTTCATTCATTGGCGATTGGATCACCACAAAATATGGTCGTCGTTGGTGTATCGCCATCGCCAACATCGTCATCCTCGCCGGATCACTCATCAACACTTTCGCCACCTCGATTGGAATGTGGTGTGGAG GTCGCGCTATCATCGGTTGCGGTGTCGGCATTGTCAAGGTTGCCGCTCCCGTGCTGATCCAAGAGATCGCACATCCTCGTATTCGGGCGATTCTCGGATCATGCTACCAGACGTTTGCGTACTTTGGCATATTCTTTGCGGCTTTTATGACCT TCGTCGGCCTCTACGTACCGGGTAACTGGGGTTGGCGTTTCCCATCTTTGCTGCAAGTTGTTGGTCCCGTCGCTGTCTTGGTTGTCGTCGCATTGGCGCCTGAATCGCCTCGC TGGCTGATCAAAAACGGCCGGGAGGAACAAGCTCTCGAGGTTCTTGCCACGTACCACGCCAATGGAGACAAAAGCGACCCTCTTGTCCAGCTCGAAATACGAGAGATTGCAGATGCCATTGAGCGAGAGATGACCAGCAAGCAAGCCGGATACCTCGACTTCTTGCGAACTCCCGGTAATCGAAAGCGACTGTTCGTCCTCATCGCTATGGCTCTTTCCTTGAACTGGATGGGTAATGGTATCATCACTTA TTATCTGTCTCCAATCCTCAAATCAGTGGGTGTTACCAAGCCCGTTCAAATAACACTCATCAATGCCGGCCTCG CCCTTTGGAATTTGATTCTCGCCGGTACGGCTGCTATCTTTTGTGACAAGTTTGGACGTCGACCTTTGTTCCTCACTTCGACTGCTGGAATGTTATGCTCCTATGTCGTGGTTATGGGCTTGTCCGCCGGTTTTGCGAAGACCAAGCAACAGAGTATTGGGACAGCGGTCATCCCATTTCTCTTCAT CTACTTTGGCTTCTACGATATCGCTTTTACTCCACTTCCGATTGCGTACACTGTTGAAATCTTGCCTTTCAATATTCGATCGAAAGGCATGGCCCTGTTTACCAGTACTGCGACACTAGGTAACGCCTTTAACCAATTCGTCAACCCCCTCGCTCTGAAGGCCATTAGTTGGAAATA CTATGGCGTGTATGTGGCTATCCTTGCATTCTACTtggtcttcatcttccttgtctttcCCGAGACCAAGCGCCTGTCTGCGGAGGAGGCCTCTAGAGTGTTCGATcaaggaaagagacgaaTGTCCCCTGAGACGAGAGATGTCGAGAGCAGCATCGCAACCCCCTCGGCCCGCTCTGTCGCTCAAAGCGATGAGAAGCCGACTTCTGAGAAGGATTTAGAGGCTAAGGATATCTAA